From Oenococcus sicerae, the proteins below share one genomic window:
- a CDS encoding glycoside hydrolase family protein, which translates to MKEVLKISLSLTKQLDILHKNGFENIDVSDLNISWDGHKTAFLDLDSLQRKGEKSYIKTQIYWQTNFAQYNNQDRDFKRVAMLFLYLIGDQNYFLSLTNNFDKSYHLLTHWALQIGTNPSIFEFLVFIMQKRQLSAPLIERKITDSINFLTNEKNDTLSATDQKKKIQQIVYQAVLLEKVVFPGTQKPLSSLIDEISSNKAAVTHFLQTKLSNDRFAALNIGLSGLAGIIYLIDQLRDDNLRPIFDKIILSIRQRMVSIQGRKYVKMYKSINSPISPYLSDGFAGLAIVTSNLTLLDKDSFDFCSYANNLPVCFSKSAGLWDGLSGIALALLSEYLNSSKPDPKLLVCAEKCLNNALDFLLAQNSQLYFDDFHKYKLTSNYSRGPQGFYDVIAVYLNIKN; encoded by the coding sequence TTGAAGGAAGTTTTAAAAATTTCCTTATCGCTTACAAAACAATTAGATATTTTACACAAAAACGGTTTCGAAAATATTGATGTTTCCGATTTAAACATTTCTTGGGATGGCCATAAAACCGCATTTTTAGATTTGGATTCCTTGCAACGGAAAGGAGAAAAATCCTACATTAAGACTCAGATATATTGGCAAACAAATTTCGCTCAATATAATAATCAAGATCGTGACTTCAAGAGAGTAGCAATGCTTTTTCTCTATCTGATTGGAGATCAAAACTATTTCTTATCTCTCACTAATAATTTTGACAAGTCATATCATCTATTGACACATTGGGCACTACAAATTGGAACCAATCCTAGCATTTTTGAGTTTTTAGTTTTTATTATGCAAAAGCGTCAACTAAGCGCTCCCCTAATAGAGCGGAAAATTACTGATTCCATTAATTTTTTAACAAATGAGAAAAACGATACTTTGTCCGCAACAGATCAAAAGAAGAAAATTCAACAAATCGTATATCAAGCAGTGTTATTAGAAAAAGTTGTTTTCCCAGGAACACAAAAACCATTATCATCTTTAATTGATGAAATATCTTCCAACAAAGCGGCTGTGACTCATTTTCTTCAAACCAAATTATCAAACGATAGATTTGCTGCACTTAACATTGGTTTAAGCGGTTTGGCGGGAATTATCTATTTAATTGATCAGCTTCGTGATGATAACCTTCGACCAATATTTGACAAAATTATTCTTTCAATTCGACAACGAATGGTCTCAATCCAAGGCCGTAAATACGTAAAAATGTATAAATCTATCAATTCACCAATTTCGCCTTATTTATCAGACGGTTTCGCTGGGCTAGCCATTGTCACATCCAACCTTACTTTGCTCGATAAGGATAGTTTTGATTTTTGTAGTTATGCCAATAACTTACCTGTATGTTTTTCTAAATCGGCTGGTCTATGGGATGGCTTAAGTGGAATTGCATTAGCTCTGTTATCTGAATATCTAAATTCATCTAAACCAGATCCCAAATTACTAGTATGTGCAGAAAAATGCTTGAATAATGCACTCGATTTTCTTCTTGCTCAAAATTCACAATTGTATTTTGATGATTTTCATAAATATAAACTAACCAGTAATTATTCAAGGGGCCCACAGGGTTTTTATGATGTTATCGCTGTTTACTTGAATATAAAAAATTAA
- a CDS encoding ABC transporter transmembrane domain-containing protein, whose translation MTKSNLNLKWLVKNVPWWVTALTVLLAIGGAFEGVINGYAFGQITAIATHGISNIWTFLLRFVALYFLTYTSLYFFSRISNRALMYANIALKNTMAENAFRVSYQDNDSSKVLNQITADARQIQDRYFLNLPMVLQTFFTGLVSTVFVLRVNLVLGLISILFAAISILPSMIAGGVLDQASNNWSNRNKTYIGRLKELLSGVAIIKNYQAQVPMLQGLKRISSVRKKAIAF comes from the coding sequence ATGACAAAATCGAACTTGAATTTAAAATGGTTAGTCAAAAATGTGCCTTGGTGGGTCACAGCCTTAACAGTTCTGCTAGCGATCGGTGGTGCTTTTGAAGGTGTTATCAATGGTTACGCTTTTGGTCAAATCACAGCCATTGCAACACACGGGATCAGCAATATCTGGACCTTCCTTTTGCGTTTTGTCGCCCTCTACTTTCTCACTTATACCAGTCTCTACTTCTTTTCCCGTATTTCTAATCGAGCGTTAATGTACGCTAACATTGCCTTGAAAAACACCATGGCCGAAAACGCCTTTCGCGTCAGTTATCAGGACAACGACAGCAGCAAAGTCCTCAATCAAATTACAGCCGATGCCAGACAAATTCAAGATCGTTATTTCCTCAATTTGCCAATGGTGCTGCAAACTTTTTTTACAGGACTCGTGTCGACAGTATTCGTGCTCAGAGTCAATCTGGTATTAGGGCTGATCAGTATTCTGTTTGCAGCTATCAGTATTCTGCCCTCAATGATTGCCGGCGGTGTCTTGGATCAAGCTTCAAATAACTGGTCTAATCGAAACAAAACATATATTGGCCGCTTAAAAGAACTGCTATCAGGTGTTGCCATCATCAAAAATTATCAGGCACAGGTTCCGATGCTGCAGGGATTAAAAAGGATCTCAAGCGTACGGAAGAAGGCTATCGCATTCTAG
- a CDS encoding AEC family transporter: MNAFITSVQSVVEIVLVIALGYILRRNGKLGDSFKGNISYLIMNIALPLSIFVSVLTYLTRAKLLNLSSGLVFAAASFAVSYILAYLITKIFKIRVGRRGTFINMFVNANTIFIGLPLNQALFGAKSMPYFLIYYVMNTISTWAIGVFFISADDPTKDKSDKQAFNWKKLLPMPLVGFLISLVFLLLAIPVPAWVTTTFSMVGGIVTPMSLIYIGIILADAGLKSIHFDRDSILALVGRFIIAPAVMITILKLFGGNMPQLESSTLIIQAAAPGLAVLPILVGQSHGDVEYATNVVTTSTVLFIIVVPILMQII; this comes from the coding sequence ATGAATGCCTTTATTACAAGTGTCCAAAGTGTTGTTGAAATTGTTTTAGTGATTGCCTTAGGCTATATCTTGCGTCGTAATGGCAAACTAGGTGATTCTTTTAAGGGAAACATTTCTTACCTGATCATGAATATTGCTTTGCCCTTGTCGATTTTCGTCAGTGTTTTAACTTATTTGACCCGAGCCAAGTTACTGAATTTGTCGAGCGGTTTAGTTTTCGCCGCTGCGAGTTTTGCGGTCAGCTACATTCTGGCTTACTTAATTACGAAAATCTTCAAGATACGTGTTGGTCGTCGCGGCACTTTTATCAACATGTTTGTCAATGCCAACACGATTTTTATCGGTCTGCCTTTAAACCAAGCTTTGTTTGGTGCTAAATCGATGCCTTACTTCTTGATTTATTATGTGATGAATACGATCTCGACTTGGGCGATTGGTGTCTTCTTTATTTCTGCTGACGATCCGACGAAAGATAAGTCAGATAAACAAGCCTTCAATTGGAAAAAGTTATTGCCGATGCCCTTGGTTGGTTTTCTGATCTCGCTTGTCTTTCTCTTGCTTGCGATTCCAGTTCCTGCCTGGGTCACAACGACTTTTTCCATGGTCGGCGGTATCGTGACACCAATGTCCTTGATTTATATTGGTATCATTTTGGCCGATGCAGGCCTGAAGTCCATTCACTTTGATCGTGATTCGATCCTAGCCTTAGTTGGTCGTTTCATCATTGCACCAGCCGTCATGATTACGATTCTCAAACTCTTCGGCGGCAATATGCCTCAACTAGAGTCATCAACTTTGATTATTCAAGCGGCCGCACCTGGCCTAGCTGTTTTGCCGATTTTGGTGGGACAAAGTCATGGGGATGTCGAATATGCCACGAATGTGGTCACGACTTCAACAGTCTTGTTTATCATCGTTGTGCCGATTTTGATGCAAATTATCTAA